In Paenibacillus hexagrammi, the following are encoded in one genomic region:
- a CDS encoding CPBP family intramembrane glutamic endopeptidase, producing MILNAPIVEEIIFRKIIFGSLVSKSNFFISAFISSILFAALHNDWQGFLLYFVIGVVFCYIYYKSSSIIPTLIGHLILNFIFIINVSNHI from the coding sequence ATGATTTTAAACGCTCCTATCGTAGAAGAAATAATTTTCCGTAAGATAATCTTTGGATCCTTAGTTTCGAAAAGCAATTTTTTTATCAGCGCTTTTATTAGTTCTATACTATTTGCTGCTTTGCATAACGATTGGCAAGGATTCCTACTATACTTCGTTATCGGAGTTGTTTTCTGCTATATTTACTATAAATCTAGTTCCATAATTCCAACCCTAATAGGGCATTTAATTTTAAACTTTATTTTTATAATTAATGTTTCCAATCATATATAA
- a CDS encoding accessory gene regulator B family protein, with translation MFLKFWQNISVSFATTLIISIFTNHIKEALLVILCTILLKMFIGSLHFESSSLCMIYSSLVMIGLTHINIDNSYFNYFIGFLAALSIILYAPKNVRVFFKFKKENFKYLKWLGVLLILLSLVLGNSTIILSFAFYSISISPLFEKLFILLERRKQP, from the coding sequence TTGTTTTTAAAGTTTTGGCAAAATATTTCCGTTAGCTTCGCTACAACACTTATTATATCGATTTTTACAAATCACATAAAAGAAGCATTACTCGTTATACTTTGTACAATTCTTCTTAAAATGTTTATTGGCAGTTTACATTTTGAATCATCAAGTTTATGTATGATATATTCATCACTAGTTATGATAGGACTCACTCATATTAATATTGACAACTCTTATTTCAACTACTTTATTGGTTTCCTAGCAGCATTATCTATAATATTATATGCTCCAAAAAATGTTAGAGTTTTTTTCAAATTCAAGAAAGAAAATTTCAAATATCTAAAATGGCTAGGTGTACTACTTATTCTCTTAAGTCTAGTCTTGGGAAATTCCACTATCATTCTTAGTTTTGCTTTTTATTCTATATCAATAAGTCCTTTATTCGAAAAATTATTCATACTCTTAGAAAGGAGGAAACAACCATGA
- a CDS encoding YesL family protein, protein MEFRGVMGGLYRITEWIMRLTVINLLWIVCSIPVFFFGFMGLVSQTTDAFLSILPIVAILSPFTLFPATAAMFTVARKWVTGEEDVPLLKTFFRGYKENYVQSMVGGIIFIIVIAIIVVNYFFYTKQGGSLKMLSVLFIAFSVVIAIAMFNFFSIMVHLHMKVLQIVKNSILITIGSPINSIVTILCNGVIVYICLTKMNFFLVVFFMGSVVATFSFWQFNRSFTKLQMKQQELEEKAQMNQEQNEDDNDKDITESEPSLSESHESDTHTSSNDENNKV, encoded by the coding sequence TTGGAGTTTAGAGGAGTCATGGGAGGGCTATACAGAATTACCGAATGGATTATGCGGTTAACCGTCATTAATCTTTTGTGGATTGTGTGCTCGATTCCAGTTTTCTTTTTCGGATTTATGGGTTTGGTAAGTCAAACTACGGATGCATTTCTATCCATACTTCCTATTGTAGCGATATTGTCACCGTTTACATTATTTCCTGCAACGGCCGCGATGTTCACCGTAGCAAGAAAATGGGTGACTGGGGAAGAAGATGTGCCGCTTCTGAAAACATTTTTCCGCGGCTATAAAGAAAATTATGTTCAGAGTATGGTTGGCGGAATCATATTCATTATTGTTATCGCGATCATTGTCGTGAACTATTTCTTTTACACCAAGCAAGGCGGATCTCTGAAAATGCTTTCTGTGCTGTTTATCGCATTTTCAGTAGTTATTGCTATCGCCATGTTTAACTTCTTCTCCATCATGGTTCATTTGCATATGAAGGTGCTTCAGATAGTCAAAAACTCCATTCTGATCACTATTGGCAGTCCGATCAATTCGATCGTCACCATACTTTGTAATGGTGTAATCGTCTACATCTGCTTAACCAAGATGAATTTTTTCCTTGTTGTATTCTTCATGGGAAGCGTTGTCGCAACGTTCTCCTTCTGGCAGTTTAACCGTAGCTTCACGAAGCTTCAAATGAAACAGCAGGAGCTTGAAGAGAAGGCTCAAATGAATCAAGAGCAGAACGAAGATGACAACGATAAAGACATCACAGAATCGGAGCCTAGCTTGTCAGAATCTCATGAGTCGGACACGCATACTTCATCCAATGATGAGAACAATAAAGTGTAA